CTATAATTACACGGGCGACAGCCGCTTCAGGGACTGGTTTGAGAAGCTCCACCGGTGGAGCTGGCAGCGCTTCCCCGACCCGGAATACGGCGAATGGTTCGGCTATCTGAGCCGGCAGGGACAGGTGAACAACCGGCTGAAAGGGGGCAAATGGAAGACCTTCTTCCACCTGCCCCGGATGCTGCAGGTCATAGGCTGCTTCGGAGAGGAGCAGTGAAATACACAGACTGCGCCGACGTGTTTCTGGGCTGCGACGAGATAGACCTGCCCCGGCCCGCAGGCATTGCCGCCCGTTGGAGGTTTATCAAGGGGCTCTGCGGCAACACCCATCCCGGGGCTGCTCTGCCCTTCGGGCGCCTCACCTGCTGCTGTTACAGCGGGGCCTATTCCGCCGGCTACGGCCGCAATATGCCCAACACCGGAGAAAAGATACGCAAGCTCTTCGGCAGCAACAAATTCGTGGGCTTTTCCCATTTTCACCACAGCGGCACGGGCTATATAGGCCTCTTTTACAACTATTTTGTCACCAGCCCCTTTTACGGGGGGCTGGGGGAGGCCTTTGAGCCCTCGGATATCCTCGAAGAGGAGGCCCGTCCCGGCTATTATTCCTGCCGGTCCTCGAGAGGGGTGTTCTGCGAGTGCTCCGTGACGGACCGGCTGGTGTATCACAGATATTCCTTCGACAGGCCCGGAGGCCGGGTGGCCGTGGACGCGGGCCACAACGGTCTGGCCCGGGAGACCGGCGCCTTTCATCTGCCGGAGGACCCTGAGCTGCAGACTGTGGGCAGGACCGGGGCCCTCGTGTCCGTGGTCCAGGAGGGGATACGGCTCTATGCCCGCATAGAGTGCCGGGGAGCCGTCCGGTGCAGCCTGTGGCAGGGCGCCGCAGAAGGGGCCTTTGACTTCGACCCCGGCGTTCCCTTTGGAGTGGTGTTTGACATAGAGGGCCGGGAGGCCGAGATCGTCATGAGCATCTCCGCCTGCCGGGAGTCTCTGACGGAGCCTGAGGGAGATATAGACGCGGCGGCGGAGGAGGCGGAGCGGCGCTGGAACGGCGCTCTGGGCAGGATAGACGTCCGGGGGGAGGACAGGGACAGGAGGATATTCTACTCCAATCTGTATCATTCGCTGGTCAAGCCCGCCTTCTGGACCGGGGAAAATCTGCCGGGCCCCTGCAGCGAGCCTCTTATGGGAGAGCTGGTCACTATGTGGGACATATACAAGACCCAGCTGCCTCTGGTCTTCACCCTGTTTGAAGACGTCCGCAAGGGCGTCCTCTCCGCCTTTCTCGCCTGCGAAAAATACCGGGGCGGCTTTCCCCACTGCCTCTTGATGTCCCGGAGCATGGATATAGAGGACAAGCAGGCCCGGTGTCTGGCGGAGCACAGCATCGCGGACGCCTTTTACAGAAGCGGGGCGGGGGACCATATAGACGGCATTCCCCTGAAGGATATACTGGCAGCCTGCCACCGGGATATGACCCGGCCCGGACGGGAGGACTTTTGCGAAGGGGGCTTTTGCCCCCGGGCCACCCACACTCTGGATATGGCGGAGGCCGCCGGCTGCGTGGCTGCCCTGGCCCGGGCGGCGGGGGACAAGGACCTGGAGGCCCGATACACGGCCCTGTGGCGCCATTGGACCCACGCCTTCGGCCCTGACGGGCTCATGAGGCCCGACAGCGAGTATTATGAGGGCAACCGTTATTCCTACTCCTTCCGCCTCCTGCGGGATATGCCGGCCCGCATAGCCCTCTGCGGCAGGGAGGCCTTTGAGAGATATCTGGACGGGTTCTTCGGCTTTGCCGACTGCAGAGACGAGAGCCGGTTTCAGGGCTTCAACAACGAGACGGACATGGAGGCTCCCTGGGCCTATCACTATATCGGCAGACATGACAAGCTCTGCCGCATCATAGACGCCTCTCTGGACTATATGTTCGCGGAGGGGCGGGGCGGCATCCCCGGCAACAACGATTCGGGGGGACTGAGCGCCACCTATATATGGAACGCTCTGGGCCTGTTTCCCGTCACCGGACAGGACCTGCTCCTTGTGGGCAAGTGCCGCTTCGAGAGGGCGGAGCTGCAGCTGGCCGGGGGCAGGACCCTTGTGGTGGACAACCGCTGCTTCGGCGCCGATCCCGGCGCCGTGAGCTTCAACGGCAGGCCGGGGCGGGAGCTGACGGTCACGGAATTCATGCAGGGCGGGAGGCTGGTATATGAATAGAATATTGTTGATACTGCTGCTGATAGCGGCGGCCGCGCCCTCCTTCGGGGGAGTGTATCTGGCCTCCCGTTACGGGGCGCTGGACAGCGACGTCCTGAAGGGAGGCGGCACCGACGACACAGCCCGGCTGCAGGCGGTGCTGGACAAGGCTCTGGAGGGAGAGCAGGTGACGCTGGTCATGGACGGCGCCGCCCTGATATCGGGGCTCATCATCCACGACAACACCACCGTCAGGTGCCTCAATCCCTCCTGCGGCTTTTTCCTGCGGGACCACGCAGGCAACGCCCTGTTT
Above is a window of Abditibacteriota bacterium DNA encoding:
- a CDS encoding glycoside hydrolase family 92 protein, giving the protein MKYTDCADVFLGCDEIDLPRPAGIAARWRFIKGLCGNTHPGAALPFGRLTCCCYSGAYSAGYGRNMPNTGEKIRKLFGSNKFVGFSHFHHSGTGYIGLFYNYFVTSPFYGGLGEAFEPSDILEEEARPGYYSCRSSRGVFCECSVTDRLVYHRYSFDRPGGRVAVDAGHNGLARETGAFHLPEDPELQTVGRTGALVSVVQEGIRLYARIECRGAVRCSLWQGAAEGAFDFDPGVPFGVVFDIEGREAEIVMSISACRESLTEPEGDIDAAAEEAERRWNGALGRIDVRGEDRDRRIFYSNLYHSLVKPAFWTGENLPGPCSEPLMGELVTMWDIYKTQLPLVFTLFEDVRKGVLSAFLACEKYRGGFPHCLLMSRSMDIEDKQARCLAEHSIADAFYRSGAGDHIDGIPLKDILAACHRDMTRPGREDFCEGGFCPRATHTLDMAEAAGCVAALARAAGDKDLEARYTALWRHWTHAFGPDGLMRPDSEYYEGNRYSYSFRLLRDMPARIALCGREAFERYLDGFFGFADCRDESRFQGFNNETDMEAPWAYHYIGRHDKLCRIIDASLDYMFAEGRGGIPGNNDSGGLSATYIWNALGLFPVTGQDLLLVGKCRFERAELQLAGGRTLVVDNRCFGADPGAVSFNGRPGRELTVTEFMQGGRLVYE